The DNA segment TCCTCCGGATATTTTTATTGATAAGCTGAACCAGTGATTTCTGGTAGAAAACTTCTTTAACGACCGGCTCCTGCATGAGGGTGCTTTCGATCAGCTCCAGGCTATCGACGTTGGCATAGACTGCCCTTACTCTCAGGTCAATGGATGGAGGGAGCGGGTTGTAGCCGAGGAAATCGATAAAATCCTCGCCCAACTCTGCCGTAAGTTCTCTGGCAGCCTGTTCAGGGGAAATATATTCTGAAGTTTTGACAAAAGCCTTGGCATTGAGACGTTTCTGGAGCAGGATAATATCTTCAACCGGGGCATCTTCTTTGATATAAACCCTGAAACCAATATTCTCCCTGACATAATCAGAAAGTTTTTTGGCGTGAAAAACGGTCAGGGCCAGCAAACCCAGCATTAGCAGAACAAGTGTTATACTCACTACCGTGGTGGCCACACTTGAATGGTATCGTCTGCGGGAATATTTTTCTTCCATGCTCGTCATGGCACGAAGATACCAAATATTCTAAAACAGACCTTCCTTAAATTTTCCTAACTTCGCAGCCTCAAAGATTACAGAACCAACATCCTGAACCATTTATGGAGTATAATTTCAACGAGATCGAAAAGAAATGGCAGCAATATTGGCGGGAGCACAAAACATTCAAGGCTTTCAATACTTCTGACAAGCCCAAATATTATGTGCTCGACATGTTTCCATATCCATCCGGGGCAGGATTGCATGTGGGACATCCGCTGGGTTATATAGCTTCCGATATTTACACCCGTTACAAGCGTTTGCAGGGATTTAACGTACTCCACCCGATGGGATTTGATGCCTATGGCCTGCCGGCAGAGCAGTATGCCATACAGACCGGCACCCATCCGGCCGAAACCACAGCTAAAAACATTGTCCGTTACCGTGAACAACTAGATCAGATCGGCTTTTCGTTCGATTGGGACCGTGAAGTGGTGACCAGCGATCCGTTTTATTACAAATGGACACAATGGACTTTCATCCAGCTTTTCAGGCACTGGTATAACCAGGCGACAAACCGGGCGGAGCCTGTGGAACAGCTTATCACTGTATTTGAAAGCCATGGCAACGCAGATGTGAAAGCTGTTTGTGATCCTGTGGAAAGTTTCACGGCGGCCGATTGGAAAGCAATGACCGAAAAGGAACAGCAGCAGGTTTTAATGAATTACCGCCTCGCTTATTTGTCAGATACCTGGGTGAACTGGTGCCCGGCGCTGGGAACCGTTTTGGCCAATGATGAAGTGAAAGATGGATTCTCGGAACGTGGGGGCCACCCGGTGGAGCGTAAACAGATGAAACAATGGTCGCTGCGAATTTCAGCGTATGCCCAGCGGCTGCTAGACGGGCTCGAGAAACTCGAATGGACGGAGTCACTGAAAGAAGTGCAGCGAAACTGGATCGGCAGGTCGGAAGGGGCTTCGGTGCGTTTTAAGCTTTCCACGAGGAACCTTAACAGTAATCTTGCCGGAACCACCATTGAAGTATTCACCACCAGGCCCGATACCTTGTTTGGCGCTACTTTCATGGTAATGGCCCCGGAACACGAACTTGTCGGACAAATTACGACATCTGATCGAAAAGAGCAGGTGAACGGCTATATCGAATTGGCGAAAAACCGCTCCGAACGCGACCGGATGACGGAAGTGAAGCGCATCACCGGTGAATTTACCGGGGCTTACGGAATCAACCCGTTGACCGGGAAGGAAATCCCGATCTGGGTGGCGGATTACGTCCTTTCGGGTTACGGAACAGGCGCCATCATGGCAGTGCCGGCGCATGACAGCCGCGACTTTGCCTTTGCACGTCATTTCGGGCTTCCTATCATACAGGTAGTCCGCAAGGAAGATGAAGTTCCGGTTGACACCAGCCAATGGTCAGAATCTTATGATGCCAAAGAGGGCATTATGATCAATTCCGGATTCATCAACGGGATGAAAGTCACGGAAGCCATCAAAGCGACCATTCGCAGGATCGGGGAGCTGGGCGCCGGTTACGGTACGGTGAATTACCGGCTGAGGGATGCTATTTTCAGCCGCCAGCGTTATTGGGGAGAACCATTCCCGGTTTACTACAAGGATGGGATGCCTTACCCGCTGGATATAAGCAAGCTGCCGCTGGAACTGCCGGCAGTTGACAAGTATCTCCCCACCGAAACCGGGGAACCGCCGCTGGCAAGGGCAAAGGATTGGAAAACCCCTGAAGGCTGGCCGCTCGAAACGAATACCATGCCCGGGTTTGCCGGCTCCAGCGGGTATTACCTGCGATATATGGATCCGTGGAACGACAAAGCTTATTTTTCAAGGGAAGCCAATGAATATTGGCAGGATATCGACCTGTACGTCGGTGGCGATGAGCACGGGACCGGCCACCTGATTTATTCCCGCTTCTGGAATATGTTCCTGTATGATATAGGGCTGGTCTGCCGGGAAGAACCTTTTAAAAAACTGATCAACCAGGGAAAGATCCAGGGCAGGTCAAGTTTCGTTTACCGCATCAACGGGACCAATACTTTCGTTTCTTATAACCTCAAAGACAATTACGAAACATCAAGCCTCCATGTCGATATCGAAATGGTTGACAATGATATCCTTGATATCGATGCTTTCAGGAAATGGCGCTCTGAATATAAACACTCAGAATTCATCCTGGAAGATGGAAAATATATCTGCGGATGGGAGATCGAAAAAATGTCGAAATCCAAGCATAATGTGCAAAGCCCGGATGACATGATCGCGAAATACGGGGCAGATACGCTTAGGATGTATGAAATGTTCCTTGGGCCTGTCGAACTCTCCAAACCCTGGGATACGAAAGGAATTGAAGGCGTTTTCAGGTTTCTGAAGAAATACTGGCGCATGTTTTATGATGAAAAAGGTGATTTTGCTGTTTCCGGTGATCAGCCAACTCCCGCTGAGCTTAAAATTCTTCATAAAACCATTTTGAGGATCAGGGAAGATATTGAACGTTTTTCATTCAATACCGCTGTTTCCAACTTCATGATCTGCGTGAATGAGCTGACAGACGTGAAATGTAACAAGCGCGAAATCCTGGAACCGCTGAATATCCTGATATCTTCCTTTGCCCCTCATATAGCCGAGGAACTCTGGTCTTGCCTGGGTTATACCGAAAGCATAACTTTCGCAGGTTTCCCTGAATTCAACGAAGAATTTATCCGGGAAAATACGTTTAACTATCCTGTGTCGTTTAATGGTAAGCTAAGGTTCCAGCTTGAACTTCCTGTAGGTATCACTCTGCAGGAAGCTGAAGCCGCGGTAATCACCGCACCTGAGTCACAAAAGTGGCTGGGCGGGAACCCGCCTAAGAAGGTGATTTTTGTGCCAAAGAAGATTATCAATGTAGTAATATGAATTTCAAATTTCAAATTTCAAATTTCCTGCTCTTCTTCTTGCTATCACTGATGATCTTCGGGCAGAATGAATTCAGAAAGGTAGAAAACGAGACCTTTTTGCCTGGTGAATTCCTGAAATACAGGGTTTTTTATGATTCCTGGATAACATATTCTGTGACGGCGGGTTATGGTACGATGGAGATTGATCCTGAGTTTGTGAAAACAAACGGCCGGGAAACATATCATATCACCGTGACAGGTAATTCCGCCGGCCTGTTCAATTTGTTTTACAAGGTCCGCGACCGTTTTGAAACCTTCATTGACCGGGAAGGCATGATGCCCCTGAAGTTTGTCCGCCGCACCCGTGAAGGGAGTTATAAAAAGGATGATGAAGTATTATTTGACCACAACCTGAAAACAGCACGGAGCAAGCGTGCCATAAAAGAGATAACACCTTATGTGCAGGACATCGTTTCGGCCTTTTATTTTGTGCGGACATTGAATTTTGATACGGCTGAAGTGGATGATAAATATTACCTCGATTTTTTTCTGGATGACTCCCTTTACCACAGCGAAATTGTTTTCATGGGAAGAGAATTGGTTGATACTGAATACGGAGCGATCCAGTGCATGAAATTCAAGCCCCGTGTGGCCGTGGGGGAAATCTTCCAGGATCCTTACCCGATGGAGCTCTGGGTAAGCGATGACCGCAACAAGATTCCAGTCCTGATGCGCTCAGCGGTTTTCATCGGCTCGGTAAAGATCGAACTGGTGGAGTACCGGGGGTTGCGGTATCCTTTCGGAGAAAACAGTTCAAATTGATTCATATCATTAAAATACAAACCTCATAATTATGCAAAAATCCATATTAATGCTGCTTCTCCTGGGATTCAGCTTGTCGTCTTCATTAGGACAAAATTCTTACGAAAACGAATGGAAAGAAGTGGAATCATTGGTCCGTAAAGGCCTTCCGCAGTCGGCCCTGAAAATTGTCGATTCCATTTATCTCCAGGCCAAAACCGGCAACAATGCCCCGCAATTCCTCAAAGCGGCCTTGTACCAGATCAAACTGAGATCGGATTACCAGGAGGACTTCATGGAAAGCAGCCTGGAGCAGATCGGGCAGGAACTGGAAAACAGCAATTCCCCGGCCAGGCAGATCCTGTATTCTGTGCAGGCTGAACTTTATTGGCGTTATTACCAGGGTAACAGGTATAAATTCATGGAACGTACAAGGATTTCCAACCCTGACCCGAAAGAAATCAAAACCTGGGATCTACAGACGATGGTGAATGCGGTTTCCCAAAACTATCTGGCTTCAATTAATGATGCAGAACAATTAAAGAAGATCAAACTTGATGAATTTGATCCTATCCTACAGACGGAAAAAGGTTCCAAAATTTACCGGCCGACCCTTTATGATTTTCTGGCGCATCGCGCACTCGAATATTTCATGAATGAAGAGCCTGCGGTTATCAAACCTGCTGCAGGATTCTATCTCGATCAGGAAGTATTCTTTGCCCCGGCCGCGGATTTTGCTGCATATGAATTGAATCCGGCAGGGAAGGATGACCTGAAATGGCAGGCATTGTCGGTTTTCCAGGAATTGATCCGTTTCCACCTGAATGATAAAGATCCTGCCGCCTTGATTGATGTTGACCTGCTCAGGATAAAATTTGCGGATCAATATTCGGTGTTGCCCAATCATCATGATCTATACCTGAAAGCATTGCAAAACCTTCAAAGCAGTTATCCAACCGACCCGCATTCCGCCGGCGTAGCTTATGAGATTGCCCTCGAATACAATAGAAGAGGTGCTGAATATAACCCGCATTTATCTGATAATAACCGCTGGGCAATAAAAAGTGCGAAAGAAACCTGTGAAAAAACTATAAGCAATTTTCCCGGCAGCGACGGGGCTCAGAACTGTTCGATACTGCTCAGCCAGATTACTGAGCCATCCCTGGCTTTTACTGTTAATTATGCCAATCTGCCTGATCTTCCCTTTTTAGGTTCCCTTACTTTCAAAAACACTTCAACATTGTTTTTCAGGGTGATCAGGATCAGTCCGGAGGAAGACCGGGACCTTCGTCAAAAGGAGCGTGGCGAAACCATCATCTCAAAATACAAGTCAATCAGGCCTGTTAAAGAATGGACACTGAAATTACCCGAAGAAGGTGATTTTCAGGCACATAACACACAGATCAGGATTCCGGCCCTTCCCAAGGGATATTACGTTATCCTTATTTCGGATAACCAGGATTTTTCTATTGATGGGAAGTCAGTCGCTTATACATCTTGCTGGATTACCAGTATCAGCTATATAAGTGAGGGCAATCAGCCGGACGGCAAAATGGAATTTTTTGTGCTCGACAGGGATAAGGGAACACCCCTTAAGGAAGTTAAAGCACAGGCCTTTGTCAGGGAGTATGATTACCTATCAAGGTCATACAACAATAAAGCGTTCAATTTCTTTTATTCGGATGATAAGGGTTATTTCTCGATTCCATCTTATGCAAGTGTTTCCAAGTCTTTTTATCTGGAATTTACTCAAGGTGACGAACTCTTCTACACCGAAAACTATTTTCATCTCTATCCGCCTCACAATGAGGAGAAAACAAGGGTGACCACCCATTTCTTCACTGACCGTTCGATATACAGGCCAGGGCAAACGATTTACTTTAAAGGCATTGTCCTTGAAAATACCGGTGCGAAAAGTGAGATCAAACCTGATTTCACTACGGTTGTGACTTTCTATGATGTCAATAACCAGAAAGTTTCCGAATTAGCCATGACAACCAACGAATTCGGCTCTTTTAACGGAACTTTTACGGCACCTTCCGGGGGTCTTACAGGTGAAATGAGCATCCGAAGCGAATCAGGAAATGTGAGTTTTTCTGTTGAAGAATATAAAAGGCCGCGTTTCAGGGTAGAAATAGATCCGCTGGAAGGGAGCTATAAACTGAACGAAGTGGTGAATGTTACCGGTAAAGCAATGACCTATGCCGGCAGTGCAGTAGACCAGGCTGAGGTGACTTACCGGGTGGTCCGGACCGCCAGGTTCCCCGTCTGGCGTAGCTGGTGGAACTGGTTCCCGGCTGTTCCGGAAGTGGAGATCACGAACGGCAAAACGGTTACTGTTGCTGATGGGTCTTTCCGTGTGTCGTTCAATGCAATCCCTGACCTGCAGGTTGATAAGAAATTCCAGCCCGTTTTTAATTATACGGTTTATACCGATGTTACCGATATGACAGGTGAAGTTCGCTCCGCGGAAGAAAGCCTTTCGGTTGGATATCAGTCCTTGTTGATGGATCTGAATATCCCGGAAAAACTGGACATCAGCAAAAATAAATCATTCAGAATGACGGTGACAAACCTTAACAATCAACCTGTTACCACAGATGTAAAGATTACCGTTTATCCGCTTGATGCCCCTGCCAGGCTGATCCGGGAGAGATCATGGGGAAGGCCGGATGTGTTTGTCATGAGCAGGGATGAATTTCTGAAAGAATTTCCTTATACATTATATGATAATGAGAATGATCCGGATACCTGGAAGCGAAAAGACATCTTATTGGACAAAGCTTTAAATTCGGGGAAAGACTCCGTTTTCACGATTGAAAACCTGGGTGACTGGATGGAAGGCGAATATTTGCTGATCATAGAAGCTACAGATGCTTTCGGGGAAAAAGTGGAGGTAAAAAAATATTTCACGGCATTCAACCCGGAAAACAAGCAAATGCCATCAAACCGGCCATTCTGGCATGCCATGCTGAAGAACAGCGGCGAGCCGGGCGATACGGCCTCATTTATCGTTGGAACGGCAGAAAAAAATGTAAAGCTGCTTTATGAGGTTGTGAATAATGGCAAATTGATCAGCCGGAAATGGCTGGACCTTAACCAGGAAAAAACAAGGCTGGAAATACCCATCCGGGAAGAATACCGGGGTAATTTCTTTGTGAACCTGGCCTTTGTAAGAGGTAACCACAGTTACCAGCTTACGGAAAAGATCACCGTACCTTTTACTGATAAGGAGCTGAAAATCACCACAGAAACATTCCGCGATAAGCTGACGCCCGGGCAGGAAGAGGAATGGAAACTGCGGATAACGGGGATGAAAGGTGAAAAAGTGGCCGCCGAACTGCTCGCTTCGATGTACGACGCTTCACTCGATGCTTTCAGGGAGCATCAATGGATATTTGAGCTCTACCCGTTCCGGAACAGCTCAGGTGGCTGGAATGTTATGGATGCTTTCACGCAGGCTAACAGCCATTTGGTTTCCCAAAAGCCCCGGCTCGATCTTTCACCGGCTATCCAGTCTTATGATCACCTCAATTGGTTTGGCTTTAACTATTATGGTGGGCCTTATCCGCGGTACATTGACGGAATGCAGCTGAGGTCGGCCATGGCAGTGCCCGGAATGGATGGCAAGGTAGAAAAAAATGTTGCAGAAGCAATAATACCTATTACAGGCCAGGAAAAACCTGAAGAGCCGGTAAAAGTAACCGTGAAAACCCCGGAAGTGCCCATCCGGAGAAATTTTGCAGAAACGGCATTCTTTTTCCCGGCATTAAGGACAGATGAGAATGGTGATGTCATTTTAAAATTCACCGTCCCAGAATCCCTGACAGCCTGGAAAATGATGGCCCTGGCCTATACTAAAGATCTGAAAATTGGCCAGTTGGAAAAAGAAATTGTCACCCGAAAAGATCTTATGGTGATGACCAATGCCCCCCGCTTCTTCCGGGAAGGCGACCGGATCGCTTTCTCGGCCAAAGTGGTCAGCATGGCGGATATCAAGCTGCAGGGACAGGTGCAGGCTGAATTTTTCGATGCCTATACAATGAAATTGATCGATACATTGATGGGAAACCTGCTTAAAAGCAGGGACTTTTCAGTCGAGACAGGCAACAGCGGGGTTTACCGTTGGGATATCAGCATACCCGATGGCGTTGAAGCCATCGTATGCCGCGTAAAAGCAACAGCAGGCGATTTCGCGGACGGCGAAGAGATAGTCGTGCCGGTATTGCCGAACCGTATGCTGGTCACTGAAACCCTGCCATTGCCTATTAGCGGAAAAGGAACGAAGAACTTTAAATTCAGCAAACTGGCAGAATCGGGCAAATCAAACACCATAAAGAGTTACAGGTTAACACTGGAGTTTACTTCAAACCCCGCCTGGTACGCGGTACAGGCATTACCGTACCTGGTCGAAAACCCTCACGAGAGTTCAGATGGCCTGTTTTCGCGATATTATGCCAATTCCCTGGCTGCTTTCATTGCTAATTCCAATCCAAAGATCAGACAGGTCTTTGAAAACTGGAAGAACCTCACGCCGGATGCCCTGCTTTCAAACCTGGAGAAAAACCAGGAGCTGAAAGCTGTCCTTATTGCCGAAACCCCCTGGGTGATGGAAGCCAGGAATGAAACGGAACGCAAGAAGCGCATCGCCCTGCTCTTTGACCTCAACCGGATGGCCAATGAACAGCAGGCTTCCCTTGAAAAGCTCCGGCAGATGCAATCTCCCAATGGTGGCTGGTCATGGTTTGAAGGCATGCCCGATAACCGCTATATTACCCAGCTTATCGTTACAGGCTTTGGCAAACTGCAACAGCTGCAAGTGATTGACCTGAAACGGGAACCAAACCTGGTTAATATAATCCAGCGGGCTTTCTCTTACCTGGACGAGCGGATAAAAGAGGACTACAATTATATCGTCGAGCATGATAAAGACAAGTTGAATGAGAATCATCTCGGCTGCACGCAGGTTCAGTATTTGTATGCTTACAGTTACCTGAGAGATTTTGTTGAAATCAATTCTGCAAGCAAGGATGCTTTTGAGTATTTCAAAGGCCAGGCGGCACAATACTGGATTGACCAGAATAAATATATCCAGGGGATGATAGCGATTGCCCTGAACCGGATGGGATTTGCGGATACACCGACCGGAATCGTCAACTCATTGAAGGAGAATGCGCTGTTTTCGGAAGAGATGGGTATGTACTGGCGTGATGTGGAGGGATATTACTGGCAGGAAGCGCCGGTGGAAAGGCAGGCGATGCTGATCGAAGCTTTTTCGGAGGTAACCAATGACCAGGTTGCAGTGGAGCAGATGAAGATGTGGCTGCTCAAGCAAAAGCAGACACAGGACTGGAAGACCTCGAGGGCTACGGCCGATGCGGTTTACGCCTTGCTGCTTCGCGGTGTTGACCTTTTAGCCAGTAACCAGCTTGTGGAAGTCACGATGGGAAATGAAAAGATCGACCCGTTAACGATGGATGGCGTTGAAGTGCAGGCCGGAACAGGATATTTCCAGGTCAGCAAGACCGGAACTGAGATCAGGCCGGAAATGGGCAATGTCAAAGTGGTCAAGAAAGATGAGGGCATCGCCTGGGGAGCAGTTTACTGGCAGTATTTCGAAAATCTCGATAAGATTACACCGGCTAAAACCCCGTTAAACCTTGAAAGGGAATTGTATGTCGAACGCAACACCGCTTCCGGCCCGGTCCTGGAGCCGGTTTTCGAGAACAGCATCCTGAAAACGGGTGATAAGGTCAAAGCAAGGATAATAATCCGCGTTGACAGAGACATGGAATATGTCCACATGAAAGATATGCGTGCCGCGGCTTTTGAGCCCGTCGATGTACTGTCAGGTTATCGCTACCAGGGAGGTCTTGGATATTATGAGTCCATCAAAGATGCTTCGGTAAATTTCTATTTCGATTACCTGAGAAAAGGGACATATGTCTTTGAATACCCGCTGAATGTGACGCAGAAAGGCGAGTTTTCCAACGGCATCACCTCCATCCAGTGCCTTTATGCGCCGGAGTTCAGCGCTCATTCGGAAGGGTTGAGGGTGACGGTGGAATGATTGATCTAACCATTCAACTCATAGCCTGTGCTTCTTCCTCCTGCGGCTTCTTTTCGAAGGATACCCTTTGAAATCAGGTCTGTCATATCGCGCAACGCTGTATCAGCAGAACATTTATTGATAATAGCCCATTTGGAAGAGGTAAGCTTACCTTCAAACCCTTCAAGCAACTTATTGATCATCAGCCGCTGCCTCTCATTCATGATCACTGATCTGTTGCTTTCCCAGAACTTTGCTTTGAATAATACCTTCGAAAGGGTTGTATCGGTGGCCGATAAAGCATTATTCAGGCAATACAGAAACCAATGCAACCATTCGGTCACATCCAAGCCGCCCTTTTGGGTCTTTTCAAGAATATTGTAATAAGCCTTCTGCTCATGCCTGATCTGGGCTGACATGCTGTAAAACCGCTGTTTGCTACCATCGGCCCGTGCAAGCTGCATGTCGGCAATTGCCCGGGCAATTCTTCCGTTTCCATCGTCAAATGGATGGACTATAACAAACCACACATGCGCAATGCCTGCTTTGATCACCGGATCAAGGGTTTCAGCCGTGTTAAACCAATCCAGGAAAGCCTTCATTTCTTTATCAAGGTCGACAGCAGCAGGAGCCTGGTAATGCACCCTTTCTTTTCCGTATGCCCCGGAAACAACCTGCATTGGTCCCGATTCGTCTTTCCTCCAGTCACCGACGGTGATCTTATAAATTCCGCTTCTGCCGGTCGGAAACAAAGCAGCTTGCCAGTTGAACAGCCGAGCTGGTGTGAGTGGTTGTTCAGCGTGCTGTGTTGCGTCCAGCGTCATTTGAACCACACCTTCCACATACCTGTCTGATGGATCCAAACCTGCAACATCCATTCCCAGGTGCCTTGCAATCGATGAGCGTACCTGGTCGGATGGCAATATAACGCCCTCTATTTCAGTAGATTTCAACACGTCAAGTGTCAGGGTTTCCAGTAAGGCTTCTTCTCTTAATGAAAAGCCCAAAACCTCCATTTTCCCCATTAGTTTCCCTTGCAGGTTTCTGACCGTTCCCAGTATGCCGGATATTCGCTCATAATTCCAGGTAAAATTTGGCCAGTCTTGTTGTTGATAAATGTAAGTGCTCATTCTACGCAAAATATGCGGCAAATATAATGATAATCTCCGCAATATCTGCGGTGAATAAGATAATTATTCTCCGCACTTTCATTAAATTTATCAGCCAAATGCACGAAACAAATCCGCGAAAATCATTTATAATTGATCAGAATTATCAATTTTTAATCCAAATTCCGGTGACTATCCGGGAATTCTCAAATTTAACCACATAACAATAAAATGAATTCTTCAAAAAAGAAGTTTGAATATCGAATATCTGCCCGGGATTTTTAACAGAATAGACATTGAATCCCAGAGAATTATACATCTCAAAAGAACTGACAGGCATTTCTGCTTCAACACTAATACAACTGATTTTTAAATTAATTATTTTTGAAAAGTGATATGCTCTTTAACTGAAATGGTGGTATATAATTGAATTGAAATTTACAATCAGGTATGATAGAATTTGCATATAGGTAATGGTTATCAGGTAAATCTACCAAGATACTTTGGTTTTGGCGATATGTGCCGGTTGTCTGAATTCTATATACCTTTTGCCAAATAATTTCAAAATCAGTCGTTAATTTGCAGAACCATTGAAACTTACTGGTTTTATTACCAGCGGTGTCAAGGCTCCAGGCATCACCACCGATAACGAGGTTTCCTGCATTGTCATATAGCAAAGCTAAGTAGTATAGCAAAGTATCCGGTTTTTGGTAATTCCAACGCAAGGTATCACCGTCATTGGTAATCTTGTATAAATTAGAACTACCATTATTAAATGTCCAGTTGGGCTTTTCTGCCTTCCAGAGAATAAAAAATATTTCTCCTTCCGGGGTACAAGCTATGGGTCCGCATACTTCATCATGGTTTCGGGAATTAAATATGAGTTCCATAGATGGTTGTGCATGAGCCAATAATGACAATAAAGTTGAAATAATTAGTACTATTATTTTCGATAAAATAGTAATGTGCTTCATTTCAGTCCGGATAAAATTATCGCGACTTATTGTTCATATAAACAAAAGTAGCATCATTTTGGAATTCTTTGATAATCATCTAAATATCTTTAAAAACCGTTTGCTATTATATGTGCTTTCAATTTTATTTTAATACAACACATCATTAACCACTAACTAAGGCACTAAGAACACTCAGGTACACTAGGATTTGGGTAGTTTGGAAAATTCTGCTGTAACAAGCGGAATCATTTGCTCTACGATATTTTCACAATGAAAGTTGAGTAATAACCCTTTCGGTTTACCTGTTAGTTTCAAATAAGATAGTAGTTGTGCTTTATATAACGGAATCATTACATCAACAGCTCTTAATTCAATAATAATCAGGTCATTGACCAAGAGATCAAGCTTTAACGGACCGCCTAGAACTTTTCCTTTATATTTTATCGATACGTATAGCTGAGATTGAACAATCAGACCGGAATCTGATAATTCTTCGATCAGACATGTTTGATACACAGATTCTAATAGCCCCGGACCCAGATTTTTGTGCACTTCAATAGCCCAGCCCACAATTTTGTAAGCAATATCGTTAATATATTTTTGCGTAATCATTTCCTTAGTGTTTCTAAGTGTTCTTAATGCCTTAGTGGTTAAAAAAATGCAATCGCACCATACACTATTAATTACATATTCCCTCCAAATATACCCGCCCTTGTTAATAAAAATCAAAAGTACTTGAGATGCCAACTCAATTCAAGCTAATTTTGCCCTGAAACCTTTGTCATATAATGATTCTATATGAATTGAACGGAATTTTAAGATGCCGTCTCAATAACATATGGAAAAACAAGAAGCACGATTTAAATCTGAAATTTGAAAATCCGGCACTACACCATCCCGATCTTTATCCCGCAGCTTGCCTGCCCGTTCCAGTGTGTGTTCTGCAACCAGGAAAAGATCACCAGCAGGGGACATATTCCGGATGTGAATGAAGTGCGGTCAATCATAGATGAGCATCTTTCGACCTTTCCAAAAGGAAACAAGCATATTGAAATTGGTTTCTTCGGGGGAAATTTCACCGGAATACCCATTGAAGACCAGGAAAAATATCTGCAGGTGGCACAGCCTTACCTGGAACAAAGGATTGTCGGCGGTTTGCGCCTTTCCACACGCCCTGATTATATCGATGAAAAAGTCCTTGGGCTTCTGAAAAAGTATGACGTAACGACGATCGAACTTGGTGCGCAATCGATGGATAATGATGTATTGATACAATCAGCCCGGGGGCATACGGCAGAGGATGTTGAAAAGGCCTCCCGG comes from the Bacteroidales bacterium genome and includes:
- a CDS encoding permease-like cell division protein FtsX, coding for MTSMEEKYSRRRYHSSVATTVVSITLVLLMLGLLALTVFHAKKLSDYVRENIGFRVYIKEDAPVEDIILLQKRLNAKAFVKTSEYISPEQAARELTAELGEDFIDFLGYNPLPPSIDLRVRAVYANVDSLELIESTLMQEPVVKEVFYQKSLVQLINKNIRR
- the leuS gene encoding leucine--tRNA ligase — translated: MEYNFNEIEKKWQQYWREHKTFKAFNTSDKPKYYVLDMFPYPSGAGLHVGHPLGYIASDIYTRYKRLQGFNVLHPMGFDAYGLPAEQYAIQTGTHPAETTAKNIVRYREQLDQIGFSFDWDREVVTSDPFYYKWTQWTFIQLFRHWYNQATNRAEPVEQLITVFESHGNADVKAVCDPVESFTAADWKAMTEKEQQQVLMNYRLAYLSDTWVNWCPALGTVLANDEVKDGFSERGGHPVERKQMKQWSLRISAYAQRLLDGLEKLEWTESLKEVQRNWIGRSEGASVRFKLSTRNLNSNLAGTTIEVFTTRPDTLFGATFMVMAPEHELVGQITTSDRKEQVNGYIELAKNRSERDRMTEVKRITGEFTGAYGINPLTGKEIPIWVADYVLSGYGTGAIMAVPAHDSRDFAFARHFGLPIIQVVRKEDEVPVDTSQWSESYDAKEGIMINSGFINGMKVTEAIKATIRRIGELGAGYGTVNYRLRDAIFSRQRYWGEPFPVYYKDGMPYPLDISKLPLELPAVDKYLPTETGEPPLARAKDWKTPEGWPLETNTMPGFAGSSGYYLRYMDPWNDKAYFSREANEYWQDIDLYVGGDEHGTGHLIYSRFWNMFLYDIGLVCREEPFKKLINQGKIQGRSSFVYRINGTNTFVSYNLKDNYETSSLHVDIEMVDNDILDIDAFRKWRSEYKHSEFILEDGKYICGWEIEKMSKSKHNVQSPDDMIAKYGADTLRMYEMFLGPVELSKPWDTKGIEGVFRFLKKYWRMFYDEKGDFAVSGDQPTPAELKILHKTILRIREDIERFSFNTAVSNFMICVNELTDVKCNKREILEPLNILISSFAPHIAEELWSCLGYTESITFAGFPEFNEEFIRENTFNYPVSFNGKLRFQLELPVGITLQEAEAAVITAPESQKWLGGNPPKKVIFVPKKIINVVI
- a CDS encoding DUF3108 domain-containing protein, yielding MNFKFQISNFLLFFLLSLMIFGQNEFRKVENETFLPGEFLKYRVFYDSWITYSVTAGYGTMEIDPEFVKTNGRETYHITVTGNSAGLFNLFYKVRDRFETFIDREGMMPLKFVRRTREGSYKKDDEVLFDHNLKTARSKRAIKEITPYVQDIVSAFYFVRTLNFDTAEVDDKYYLDFFLDDSLYHSEIVFMGRELVDTEYGAIQCMKFKPRVAVGEIFQDPYPMELWVSDDRNKIPVLMRSAVFIGSVKIELVEYRGLRYPFGENSSN